One region of Acropora muricata isolate sample 2 chromosome 13, ASM3666990v1, whole genome shotgun sequence genomic DNA includes:
- the LOC136895092 gene encoding uncharacterized protein — MKISKVFYIAGALLLLANISPTSGFPRNNRERSSARKDARILEDSLLTEGRSYTSRKRSTSDDPTVLQKFVSKRTAVTTNRKATANALKPIKAKKIGHKARHAALKQETTEASATKKADIVEKSRQEIAHVLDILRPYKEFLIAGSVLLIVLIGICCCCCCICRRLRRRDKYGLDEDAASQAAEGYYENMNWDNDLGPLPPVPDEPPYGGEPAPPPPPPPPPYGGGQ, encoded by the exons ATGAAGATTTCGAAAGTCTTCTACATTGCAGGAGCGCTTCTGCTCCTGGCAAATATTTCGCCGACGTCTGGTTTTCCGAGGAACAATCGAGAAAGGTCATCGGCAAGAAAGGATGCCCGCATATTGGAAGACAGTCTCCTAACCGAAG GGAGATCTTACACATCAAGAAAGCGGTCAACATCGGACGACCCTACAGTGTTGCAGAAGTTTGTATCGAAAAGGACGGCTGTTACAACAAACCGGAAAGCAACAGCAAACGCACTCAAACctataaaagcaaaaaagattGGACATAAAGCCCGCCATGCAGCACTCAAGCAAGAAACAACAGAGGCCTCAGCCACAAAGAAGGCTGACATCGTCGAGAAGAGTCGCCAGGAGATCGCGCATGTCTTAGATATCCTACGTCCCTACAAGGAGTTCTTGATCGCAGGCTCGGTTCTCCTGATCGTTTTAATCGGTATctgttgctgttgctgctgcATTTGCAG AAGGCTTCGGCGTCGAGATAAATATGGACTCGATGAGGACGCCGCGTCTCAAGCAGCTGAAGGGTATTATGAAAACATGAACTGGGATAATGATCTTGGTCCTCTCCCTCCAGTTCCCGATGAACCACCCTATGGGGGAGAGCCTGCTCCCCCTCCTCCCCCACCTCCCCCTCCCTACGGAGGTGGCCAATAG